The following nucleotide sequence is from Cyclobacteriaceae bacterium.
GGTGCGGACGCCATCCCATGTCAGATACAGGCTTGCTGCATCCGGTTGCTGCGTGAAGGGTTTTGGCAAGCTCTTCAAGAATTCCCCAATGCTCAGGACCTTTCAGTCCGCGACCACCGGAGACCACAATGTTTGCTTCCGGTAATGAGATCTCTCCGGTTGCCTTTTCTGTAGAAAGGATTTTTGTGTTGAAGTCGGCATCATTCAGGGTTGGAGTAAAAGCAGTGATGGCTGCTGATCCACCGGTCTCTTTCATCTCTGCTGCATTCTTGCGAATGGCGATAACTTTCTTTGCTGTTTTCATTTCAACAAATGAAAATGCCTTTCCTGTATAGATGCTTCTCTTCACCACGAATCCTGAAGCTGTATTTGGAAGTTCAACAACATTCGATGCAAATGCTGCACCTGTCTTCACAGCAACCTTGGCAGCTACGGGAGTTCCAAGAGATGAGTTTGCCAATATAAGATTGTCAGCATTTTCCTGCTGCATCGCCTGAATCAATACTGATGAATATACCTGAATAACAGGATGGTCAAGCTTAGCATCTGCTGCATGAAGGACTTTGGTTGCTCCATACTTTCCAATACTTTCAAGCTCTGCTTTGTCCACAGTGCCAAGAGCTATTGCCACTACAGAACCTCCCATTGCATGGGCATAGGAGATGGCTTCCAGAGATGTCTTCTTTATTTTTCCTTCTGATGCTTCTACAAATACTAATGTTGTCATCTTATAAATTTAAATTCGTTAAAATCTTTTCCGCACTTAATACTCTCAAAGAACTTTTGCTTCTGTCTTCAATCTCGTAACCAATTCCGCAACGTTATCAGGAGAGATCATCTTTACTGCTCCCTTCGGCGCAGGTAATTCAAATTTCTGCGCGACGATCAGTTTGTCAACAGCTTTCGGTTCTACAACCTTCAAAGGTTTAGTGCGGGCACTCATGATACCGCGCATGTTTGGAATTTTCCATTCTGCAATTGGCTCCTGGCAACCAGCTACCAACGGCAAGCTGGCTTCCACCATTTCCTTACCACCTTCAATTTCTTTCGTCATCTTCACAGTGGTTCCTTCAATATCAAGCTTCATCACCGGAGATATCGCAGGAATACCTAACATCTCTCCTACCATAGCGTGAACCACACCACCGTTAAAGTCGATTGACTCACGTCCCATCAGGACAAGATCAAAACCTTTGGCATGCTCGGCGATCTGAGATGCTACAAAATATGAATCAGTCGGATCAGCATTTACTCGAATTGCATCATCGGCACCAATTGCCAATGCCTTTCGGATGGTCGGCTCTGTGTCGGCTGTGCCCACGTTCAGGACGGTGACTGTTGCACCGGAAGTTTCTTTCAATTCGATGGCTCTGGCGAGGGCATAGTCATCGTAAGGTCCGATGATAAATTGCACGCCGGTGGTATCAAACCTGGTATTATTATCAATAAAGTTAATCTTGGAAGTCGTGTCAGGTACGTGAGAGATACATACTAAAATCTTCATAATCAATCAGTTAATTCAGGCTTTATAATAGTTCTGGCAAGATAATAAAACCATTGATTTGTTGATTAGTTTATACTTTGAATCGAATTTGAATCTTTTATAATGGACCGACTGGAACAACTTAAACAATTCGCAAAGGAGGAGCCTGGCGACCCGTTCAACTTCTACGCTCTGGCGCTGGAGTATCTGAAAACCGACCCATCCGAAGCTGGTAGATTGTTTGAGTCATTGACACTTTCACACCCTGACTACCTGCCGACGTACTATCCCTATGCACAATTAATGGTAGACCGGAAAGATACCAATGGGGCAATACGAATATTTGAATCAGGTATCGCCCGGGCAAGAGCGGCCAATGAAGCAAAGACGCTAAGGGAAATACAGGCTTTGTACAATGACTGGAAGGACGAGTTATAAAAGTGTGATATGCTCCTGCTTAAGCCTCAAAGCTGAAACACAATCTTTCCTACTTTATGTGGATGCGTAATATCAGAGAATGATTCCGCTAGTTTAGCAAACGGACGTATTGAATCCACCATCGGACGAATCTGATGCTTGCTGATAAACGCCAGCATCTCTATAAACTCATTGTCATTTCCCATCGTTGTTCCCTGAAGCGTTAGCTGGTTCCAGAACATTCTGTAGAAATCTATTTTGGATGGAAGACCGTTGGTGGCACCATAGAAAACTATCTTGCCGCCTGGTTTCAATATCTTGATGTAATTATTCACCTGATCACCACCGGCACTATCGATGATCAGATCGAAGCCACCCTTTGTTTTCCAAAGCTCACTGTAGTTGGCTTCCTTCTTATAATTGTAAGCACCCTTCGCTCCCATTTTAATGGCACGCGCAATTTTTTCATCACTTCCAGAAGTTACGTAGACATTTGCGCCAGCGGCTCTTGCAAATAGAAATGCAAACTGTGCTACGCCACCACCAAAACCTGAGATCAGAATATTCTGATCGGCGCGTAAGCTTCCCTGACGGAACAGTGCACGAAAGGCAGTCAGTCCACCCAACGGCAATGCTGCTGCCTGAAGGAAATCCAAGTGAAATGGAATGGGCTGCAGTCTATCGATATCCACCATGCAGTATTCTGCAAATGTTCCGCTTACAGGCATTCCCAGAATTGAATACTTCTTTGATTGAACATCCGGATCAGGACCCCAGTCAATGTTTGGATTGATCACCACTTCCTTACCAATCATTTCCTTATCCTTTTCATCACCAACAGATTCAACAATACCGGCACCATCAGATCCCAATATCCCACCATATCGGATGTTTGGATATTGACCTTGCTTGATCCATTCATCACGGCGATTAAGGGCAATACCTTTCATCTTGACCACAGCTTTGCCGGGAGCAGCAACAGGCTTATCAATTTCTTTCCATTCAATCTGACCGGGACCTACCAGCATCAATGCTTTCATATGCTTATGAAATTTTATTCCAATCTAAAATATAATCACCTGAGAACAGAAAGATTTGTCAGAACTTATTTTCAGGAAGAGAAAAGTAGAAGTTACTTCCTTTGTCCAGCTCGCTTTCAGCGTAAAACTGTCCCCCATTTCGCTCGATAAGACCTCTTGTTAACATTAATCCAAAACCATTTTTATCCTTCTGCTTTTTGCTGTTGGAGGATGGATTTTCGTTAAAAAGACCGGCGAGATTCTCAGGAGAAATTCCAACGCCTGTATCTCTCAGGCCCATTGTTACCAAACCGTCCTTGCGGCCTGAGAAAAATGTGATCGTTCCACCGGGAGGTGTGAAGTGAATGGCATTACTTATCAGATTATCAAGAACAATGTCCATCATTTTCTGATCGGCATACACCCGTTGACCTTCAGGCATAAAGAGCTCGGCGGAAATGTTCTTGCTGGTCAAGGCAGTCTGGAAGCGGTCAATTGCATTTTGTGCCAGCGCCCTGCATTCCAGCACTTCCGGATGAAAGGACTTTGCATCGGCCTGATGATTAGTCCACTCCACTACATTGCTGATATCTACCTTAAGATCTGCTGCAGTGGCGTTGAGATTCCGTAAGAACTGAACACTATCTTCCTTGCTTAGCCTGGGAATCTGTGCTGCCATGCTTTGCGTAAGGTTTTCAAAGGAGGTAAGAGAGTTCTTTAGTGTTGAAGTCATCACTCCTGCTAGTCGTTCCCTGAAAGAATGCATGACCTTCAACTCGAGATTTGCTTCCCTCACCTGCCGCTGTGCCTGGTTCTTCTTTCTTAATAAATATATCGTTGCCACTCCTATCAGTAGTAACAAGGCAACAAAAATGATTACTGTATTGATGTATGTTTCATTGGCAGAGATATAGAGATTTTTGATTTCATCTCTGAGGAAGTTCAATTGCTTGTTATGCGACTCTTTTTCAGAAGCAAATAAAAGACGAGTCTCTTCCAGGTCATTTTCTTTTTTGATGGATTCAATTGAATCGCGATAGACGAGTACCATCTTGAAATTATGAAGCTGACTTTCATAATCTTCCCGTGCTTCATTGACCGAGGAGAGCCATAGATACGCCATCATGGCACTATCCAGACGATGGGATTGCAGAGCATTCAGGAGAAGAGAATCAGCATATTGCTCTGCCTGTTTCAGCTTCTTTTGCTCAAGAAAATCTTTGGATTTTTTAAGATAATAACTGCCCTTTCCCGTCTGGGAATGTGCGACACTGACAATAAGCAGTAAACTAAATATTAAAACTGCTTTCAAACTTTGATTGATTTAAAAAGGCATTTCCTCATCACCTCTTGGCGGAGGTGGAACATCATCGCGGAAAGAGTTAAGCCTGCTTTCACGGGTAACGCTGCCAAAGGAACTTTCACCGGAAGAAGGACCATCGAAATCCGCGAACTTAGTGTACTTACCTATGAACTTCAATTTGACAGTATCCAACCCACCGTTTCTATGCTTGGCAACAATTACTTCGGCCATCCCCTGAGTAGGCATACCCTCTTCATCCACTGTAATTTTATAATACTCCGGACGATACAGGAACATAACAATGTCTGCATCCTGCTCGATAGATCCTGATTCACGTAAGTCGGACAACTGAGGGCGTTTATCTCCACCACGGGTTTCCACACCGCGACTCAACTGTGAAAGTGCCAGCACCGGAACTTCAAGTTCTTTGGCAATACCCTTGAGCGCACGCGAAATCGATGCAATCTCCTGTTCACGATTACCCTGGCTTTCACCTTTCATCAACTGGAGGTAATCAATAACGATCAACTGAACATTATGCTCTGCCTTCAGACGACGGCATTTAGCACGAAGCTCAAGAATAGATAATGCTGGTGTATCATCAATGAATATAGGCGCTGCTGACAGGCGGTTGGTCTTATGAACCAATTGCTGCCATTCAAAGTCTGCGAGATTTCCACGCTTGATCTTTTCTGACTCCAATTCTGCTTCTGCAGATATGAGACGATTGACCAGCTGAAGGGATGCCATTTCAAGAGAGAACAATGCTACAGGGAAATTGAAATCCACGGCCGCATTGCGCAATGCAGAAACTACAAATGCTGTCTTACCCATACCAGGTCGTGCGGCGATGATCACAAGATCAGATTTCTGCCAGCCGCTCAATAGTCGGTCAAGCTTTGTGAAACCGGTTGGAACTCCTGTCAGGCCGTCCTTATGATTTTTTCTTTCCTGAAGTTCTTGTACCGCCCTCGACATCAATGACTTCATGGTGTCATAGTTCTTTCGAAGGTTGGAATCAGAAATAGCAAAGACGGATTGTTCCGTTTTATCAAGAAGGTCGAATACGTCGGTAGTATCTTCGTAAGCATCCTGCTGAATCTGTGATGAGATCTGGATCAGCTCACGTTTGATCGCCATTTCAATAATATAGCGGGCGTGATATTCAATGTTGGCGGCGGAGCTGACCTTGGATGTAAGCTCAGCAATAAAGTAGGCGCCCCCTACTATTTCGAGCTTGCCATTTTTGCGAAGCTGCGCTACTACCGTTCTCATGTCGACAGGTTCCGATGTTTTGAACAGGTCGACGATAGCAGTATAAATCTCTTTGTGTTGTTCTGTGTAAAAATGCTCAGGGCGCAAGAACTCAATGACAGCTGTTAAAGCGTTCTTTTCCAGCATCAAAGCACCCAGCACTGCCTCTTCAAGATCAAGCGCCTGAGGCGGCAGCTTACCCAGATTCTCCGAGATATCCCGGGGAAGTAACTTGGTAGTTTTAGTGCTGCCTGACCTCAATGACGTTGACCGTTGCTCCATACTTCGTGGTTGTTGTACGTGATTCGTAAAAGGGAGACAAACCTAAAGATTAAAAACGTTCCGTATCTTTCACTTTCCACAACTTCTAAACAATCTACACACAATCAACGTAGGATTTTGGGAAATAATTTGAAGTTTTGGCTATTAAAAGAATGATTAAGAAAATATTAACTCGTAAACTCCTAACACTGAACACTTTTAAAGGAGAAACATTTTACTTTACTTCAAGCCGCGAAAAAATCCAAACTCATTGGAGAAATTAAAGAAAATACATTTCATCGCCGTTGGCGAAAGCAGCATGGCAGAACTTGCCATCGCCCTCAAGCTGAACGGACATGACATTACTGGCTCAGATGAAGAGATCAATACAGGCATCAAGGCTAAGTTATTGACTAACAACCTCGTGCCTCAGAAAATAGGCTGGTCTCCTGAATTGATACAGCCAGGCATGGACTCTATTATTATAGGGACATCGGTTAGCGCAGATAATCCAGAGTTGAAAAAGGCCCAGGAGTTCAAGCTGCCCATCTATTCTTTTGCTGACTTTATCTATGAATTGTCAAAGGACAAGCATCGCCTTGTGGTGGCAGGCAGTCATGGAAAGACCACGATCATGCTTATCATCCTTCATGTTCTCAATTTTCATAAAAGGAAATTCG
It contains:
- a CDS encoding zinc-binding dehydrogenase encodes the protein MKALMLVGPGQIEWKEIDKPVAAPGKAVVKMKGIALNRRDEWIKQGQYPNIRYGGILGSDGAGIVESVGDEKDKEMIGKEVVINPNIDWGPDPDVQSKKYSILGMPVSGTFAEYCMVDIDRLQPIPFHLDFLQAAALPLGGLTAFRALFRQGSLRADQNILISGFGGGVAQFAFLFARAAGANVYVTSGSDEKIARAIKMGAKGAYNYKKEANYSELWKTKGGFDLIIDSAGGDQVNNYIKILKPGGKIVFYGATNGLPSKIDFYRMFWNQLTLQGTTMGNDNEFIEMLAFISKHQIRPMVDSIRPFAKLAESFSDITHPHKVGKIVFQL
- a CDS encoding electron transfer flavoprotein subunit alpha/FixB family protein encodes the protein MTTLVFVEASEGKIKKTSLEAISYAHAMGGSVVAIALGTVDKAELESIGKYGATKVLHAADAKLDHPVIQVYSSVLIQAMQQENADNLILANSSLGTPVAAKVAVKTGAAFASNVVELPNTASGFVVKRSIYTGKAFSFVEMKTAKKVIAIRKNAAEMKETGGSAAITAFTPTLNDADFNTKILSTEKATGEISLPEANIVVSGGRGLKGPEHWGILEELAKTLHAATGCSKPVSDMGWRPHHEHVGQTGVKVAPQLYIAIGISGAIQHLAGVNSSKCIVVINKDADAPFFKAADYGIIGDAFEVVPKLTAAIQAAK
- a CDS encoding tetratricopeptide repeat protein translates to MDRLEQLKQFAKEEPGDPFNFYALALEYLKTDPSEAGRLFESLTLSHPDYLPTYYPYAQLMVDRKDTNGAIRIFESGIARARAANEAKTLREIQALYNDWKDEL
- a CDS encoding HAMP domain-containing histidine kinase codes for the protein MKAVLIFSLLLIVSVAHSQTGKGSYYLKKSKDFLEQKKLKQAEQYADSLLLNALQSHRLDSAMMAYLWLSSVNEAREDYESQLHNFKMVLVYRDSIESIKKENDLEETRLLFASEKESHNKQLNFLRDEIKNLYISANETYINTVIIFVALLLLIGVATIYLLRKKNQAQRQVREANLELKVMHSFRERLAGVMTSTLKNSLTSFENLTQSMAAQIPRLSKEDSVQFLRNLNATAADLKVDISNVVEWTNHQADAKSFHPEVLECRALAQNAIDRFQTALTSKNISAELFMPEGQRVYADQKMMDIVLDNLISNAIHFTPPGGTITFFSGRKDGLVTMGLRDTGVGISPENLAGLFNENPSSNSKKQKDKNGFGLMLTRGLIERNGGQFYAESELDKGSNFYFSLPENKF
- the dnaB gene encoding replicative DNA helicase; translation: MEQRSTSLRSGSTKTTKLLPRDISENLGKLPPQALDLEEAVLGALMLEKNALTAVIEFLRPEHFYTEQHKEIYTAIVDLFKTSEPVDMRTVVAQLRKNGKLEIVGGAYFIAELTSKVSSAANIEYHARYIIEMAIKRELIQISSQIQQDAYEDTTDVFDLLDKTEQSVFAISDSNLRKNYDTMKSLMSRAVQELQERKNHKDGLTGVPTGFTKLDRLLSGWQKSDLVIIAARPGMGKTAFVVSALRNAAVDFNFPVALFSLEMASLQLVNRLISAEAELESEKIKRGNLADFEWQQLVHKTNRLSAAPIFIDDTPALSILELRAKCRRLKAEHNVQLIVIDYLQLMKGESQGNREQEIASISRALKGIAKELEVPVLALSQLSRGVETRGGDKRPQLSDLRESGSIEQDADIVMFLYRPEYYKITVDEEGMPTQGMAEVIVAKHRNGGLDTVKLKFIGKYTKFADFDGPSSGESSFGSVTRESRLNSFRDDVPPPPRGDEEMPF
- a CDS encoding electron transfer flavoprotein subunit beta/FixA family protein, yielding MKILVCISHVPDTTSKINFIDNNTRFDTTGVQFIIGPYDDYALARAIELKETSGATVTVLNVGTADTEPTIRKALAIGADDAIRVNADPTDSYFVASQIAEHAKGFDLVLMGRESIDFNGGVVHAMVGEMLGIPAISPVMKLDIEGTTVKMTKEIEGGKEMVEASLPLVAGCQEPIAEWKIPNMRGIMSARTKPLKVVEPKAVDKLIVAQKFELPAPKGAVKMISPDNVAELVTRLKTEAKVL